A section of the Bryobacteraceae bacterium genome encodes:
- the trpC gene encoding indole-3-glycerol phosphate synthase — protein sequence MEPTLPDILARMVEVKKAEVAEKLGLRRSLELTAQFQTGQRRDFRAALERHQPAIIAEIKKASPSRGVLAADFNPGALARAYFAGGAAALSVLTDAQFFQGSLGDLKTARATAYLPVLRKDFTIDEIDVVEAAAAGADAVLLIAAILTAKEIEQFRLAAARYRMAALVEVHDEADLDKALEAGADLIGVNNRDLRTFEVTLETAERLAARLPRHAVRVAESGIHGRADIERLAAAGYQAFLVGEHLMTSGDPERTLRELRGE from the coding sequence ATGGAGCCGACGCTGCCCGACATCCTTGCCCGCATGGTCGAAGTGAAGAAGGCCGAAGTAGCGGAAAAACTCGGCCTGCGGCGCAGCCTCGAGCTCACCGCGCAGTTTCAGACCGGCCAGCGGCGGGACTTCCGCGCCGCGCTGGAGCGCCACCAGCCCGCCATCATTGCGGAAATCAAAAAGGCGTCGCCGAGCAGGGGCGTTCTCGCGGCGGACTTCAACCCCGGAGCCCTTGCCCGCGCTTACTTCGCCGGCGGTGCCGCGGCGCTCTCCGTGCTCACCGACGCACAATTCTTCCAGGGATCGCTGGGCGATCTGAAAACCGCGCGAGCCACCGCATACCTGCCGGTTTTACGCAAGGACTTCACGATCGACGAAATCGACGTCGTGGAAGCGGCCGCCGCGGGCGCGGACGCGGTGCTGCTGATTGCGGCGATCCTTACGGCAAAGGAAATTGAGCAGTTCCGCCTCGCCGCGGCGCGCTACCGCATGGCGGCGCTGGTGGAGGTGCACGACGAGGCCGATCTCGACAAGGCGCTCGAGGCCGGCGCCGACCTGATCGGCGTCAACAACCGAGACCTCCGCACGTTCGAGGTGACGCTGGAGACGGCCGAACGCCTCGCCGCCCGGCTGCCCCGCCATGCGGTGCGCGTGGCCGAAAGCGGCATCCACGGCCGGGCCGACATCGAACGGCTGGCCGCGGCCGGCTACCAGGCGTTTCTTGTTGGCGAGCACCTCATGACCAGCGGCGACCCGGAGCGGACGCTCAGGGAGTTGAGAGGCGAGTGA
- the trpF gene encoding N-(5'-phosphoribosyl)anthranilate isomerase: MTLIKICGITALEDALAACDAGADALGFNFWPRSPRYIRPERAAQIIERLPGNVLAVGVFVDSAAEDIEAIAAAAGVEIAQLHGQCGVPRLRWWKALEAGPELRREMEQFEAEAFLVDAPAGAQRGGTGRTFDWQLVRGLPARIVLAGGLGPDNVREAIAAVRPWGVDACSRLESAPGRKDAVRVREFIRAVRESE; the protein is encoded by the coding sequence GTGACGCTCATCAAGATCTGCGGCATCACTGCGCTGGAAGATGCGCTGGCCGCCTGCGACGCGGGCGCCGATGCGCTCGGGTTCAATTTCTGGCCCCGCAGCCCGCGTTACATCCGCCCGGAACGGGCGGCGCAGATCATCGAGCGGCTGCCAGGCAACGTGCTCGCCGTCGGCGTCTTCGTGGACTCGGCGGCCGAAGACATTGAGGCCATCGCGGCGGCCGCCGGCGTCGAGATCGCGCAGCTTCATGGCCAGTGCGGCGTTCCGCGGTTGCGCTGGTGGAAGGCGCTGGAAGCGGGACCGGAGCTGCGCCGGGAAATGGAACAATTCGAAGCGGAGGCGTTTCTGGTGGACGCGCCCGCCGGAGCACAGCGCGGCGGCACGGGCAGAACCTTCGACTGGCAACTGGTACGCGGCCTTCCGGCAAGGATCGTGCTTGCCGGGGGCCTGGGGCCGGACAATGTGAGAGAGGCCATTGCGGCCGTGCGGCCGTGGGGCGTGGACGCCTGTTCGCGGCTTGAAAGCGCGCCAGGCCGCAAGGATGCGGTCCGGGTGAGGGAATTCATCCGGGCGGTGCGGGAGTCGGAATGA
- the aroA gene encoding 3-deoxy-7-phosphoheptulonate synthase yields the protein MIIIMEKGATEEQIEAVIEKLIGLDFNVHRSTGAVHTVLGAVGPSELVDPDEFKVMPGVMECYRVMTPYQRAARAARPEGTRIRLAGERTDEVEIGGPRVVLLAGPGSVEGEEQLFRCAELAARGGARLFRAGSLRAHLSPASLAGPDAESLRLMKRAAETFGMFLVGEIAEAGAVALVEEHADVLLIGSRNMQNYPLLRAAGRARRPVLLKRSPAATLQELLVSADMILDAGNPDVIVCERGVRTYGSYTKNTLDVTAIPALHKLSHLPVMADPCRAAGRRDMAPSLALASLAAGADGLLVDVHPDPSKVLAEGAQSLEPRQFLELARQLRAVAAALGRSF from the coding sequence ATGATCATCATCATGGAAAAGGGCGCCACCGAGGAGCAGATCGAGGCCGTCATCGAGAAGCTCATCGGACTGGATTTCAACGTGCACCGCTCCACCGGCGCCGTGCATACGGTGCTGGGCGCGGTGGGGCCTTCCGAGCTGGTCGATCCCGACGAGTTCAAGGTGATGCCCGGCGTGATGGAATGCTACCGCGTGATGACGCCGTATCAGCGCGCGGCACGGGCGGCCCGCCCGGAAGGCACGCGCATCCGCCTCGCCGGCGAGCGAACCGACGAGGTCGAAATCGGCGGGCCGCGCGTAGTGTTGCTGGCCGGGCCCGGCAGCGTGGAAGGCGAAGAGCAGTTGTTCCGCTGCGCCGAGCTGGCCGCGCGCGGGGGCGCGCGGCTGTTCCGCGCCGGCAGCCTCCGCGCGCATCTTTCGCCCGCGAGCCTTGCGGGGCCGGACGCCGAATCGCTGCGGCTGATGAAGCGCGCCGCCGAAACCTTCGGCATGTTCCTCGTCGGCGAGATCGCCGAAGCTGGCGCCGTCGCGCTGGTGGAAGAGCACGCCGACGTGCTGCTCATCGGCTCGCGCAACATGCAGAACTATCCGCTGCTGCGCGCCGCCGGCCGCGCCCGCAGGCCGGTATTGCTGAAGCGCTCGCCGGCGGCCACGCTCCAGGAGCTGCTCGTCAGCGCCGACATGATCCTCGACGCCGGCAACCCGGACGTGATCGTCTGCGAGCGCGGCGTGCGCACGTACGGTTCCTACACGAAGAACACGCTGGACGTCACCGCGATCCCCGCGTTGCACAAGCTCTCGCACCTGCCGGTGATGGCCGATCCCTGCCGCGCCGCGGGCCGGCGTGACATGGCGCCTTCGCTCGCGCTGGCTTCGCTCGCCGCCGGGGCCGACGGCCTGCTGGTCGACGTTCACCCCGATCCGTCGAAGGTCCTCGCCGAAGGCGCCCAGTCGCTGGAGCCGCGGCAATTCCTGGAGCTCGCCCGGCAATTGCGCGCCGTCGCCGCGGCGCTGGGAAGGAGTTTCTAG
- the trpB gene encoding tryptophan synthase beta chain yields MKDNITQVPDERGHFGPYGGRYVPETLMAPLEELEQAFREAQRDEAFQRELKELLETYAGRPTPLYEARRLSAELGGARIFLKREDLLHTGAHKINNCLGQILLARRMGKRRIIAETGAGQHGVATATVCALFGMECVVYMGEEDMRRQRLNVFRMRLLGAKVVPVKTGSRTLKDAVSEAMRDWVTNVATTHYLLGSALGAHPYPLMVREFHRVTGEEARRQILDRAGRLPDAVIACVGGGSNAIGIFSAFISDERVALVGVEAGGRSLVPGEHAARFAGGSPGVLQGAYSYLLQNGDGQVLLTHSVSAGLDYALVGPEHAWLHDQGRAEYVSASDREALEAARRLARTEGIIPALESAHAVAEAIRRAPAAKGAIFIVNLSGRGDKDTDIYRENFPELDQDNGTE; encoded by the coding sequence ATGAAAGACAACATTACGCAGGTGCCGGACGAACGCGGGCACTTCGGCCCGTACGGCGGCCGCTACGTGCCGGAGACGCTGATGGCGCCGCTCGAAGAGCTCGAGCAGGCTTTCCGGGAGGCGCAGCGGGACGAAGCGTTCCAGCGCGAACTGAAGGAGTTGCTGGAGACCTACGCCGGGCGGCCCACGCCCTTGTATGAGGCGCGGCGGCTGAGCGCCGAGCTGGGCGGCGCGCGCATTTTCCTCAAGCGCGAGGATCTGCTCCACACCGGCGCGCACAAGATCAACAACTGCCTGGGCCAGATTCTGCTGGCGCGGCGCATGGGCAAGCGCCGCATCATCGCCGAAACGGGCGCGGGCCAGCACGGCGTCGCCACGGCCACGGTGTGCGCCCTGTTCGGCATGGAGTGCGTCGTTTACATGGGCGAGGAAGACATGCGCCGGCAGCGGCTCAACGTCTTCCGCATGCGCCTGCTCGGCGCGAAGGTAGTGCCGGTGAAAACGGGGAGCCGCACGCTGAAGGATGCCGTCAGCGAGGCGATGCGGGACTGGGTGACGAACGTCGCCACCACGCACTACCTGCTCGGCTCCGCCCTGGGCGCGCATCCCTACCCGCTGATGGTTCGCGAGTTCCACCGGGTGACCGGCGAAGAGGCGCGGCGCCAGATCCTCGATCGCGCCGGGCGGCTGCCGGACGCGGTGATCGCCTGCGTGGGCGGCGGATCGAATGCCATCGGGATCTTCTCTGCCTTCATCTCCGATGAGCGCGTCGCCCTGGTCGGAGTGGAAGCGGGCGGGCGCAGCCTCGTGCCCGGAGAGCATGCGGCCCGCTTCGCCGGCGGCTCGCCCGGCGTGCTCCAGGGCGCTTACAGCTACCTCCTGCAAAACGGCGACGGCCAGGTGCTGCTGACTCATTCCGTCTCGGCCGGGCTCGACTATGCGCTCGTCGGCCCCGAACATGCCTGGCTTCACGACCAGGGCCGCGCCGAATACGTTTCGGCCAGCGACCGGGAGGCGCTCGAGGCCGCGCGGCGGCTTGCGCGCACCGAAGGGATCATTCCCGCGCTCGAAAGCGCGCACGCGGTGGCCGAGGCGATCCGCCGCGCCCCGGCCGCGAAGGGCGCAATTTTCATCGTCAATCTCTCCGGAAGGGGCGATAAAGACACCGACATTTATCGCGAAAATTTTCCGGAACTGGATCAGGACAATGGAACCGAGTGA
- the tyrA gene encoding prephenate dehydrogenase — translation METVAIIGVGLIGGSFGLALRKAGFGGRILGVSSPRTIAAAVRRGAIDAGAEFEDAAARADLIYLAGPIRAILDAIPKLDGRTRTGALVTDAGSTKRRICDAGRNLRGALFLGGHPMAGKEKRGVEEADADLFRGRPYLLAPARREDLETPAARTFLSWVERIGAEPRVVTPEEHDRIVALSSHLPQMISTALAAALGECSEAESVAGAAGPGLLDMTRLALSGWDIWQDILETNRDEIVSALRRFGLTLEELAREVERGAAGPRFRRGAAFAARLREPGR, via the coding sequence ATGGAAACCGTGGCCATTATTGGCGTGGGCCTCATTGGCGGCTCTTTCGGCCTGGCGCTCCGGAAGGCGGGATTTGGCGGCCGCATCCTCGGCGTCAGCTCTCCGCGCACGATCGCTGCCGCGGTCAGACGCGGCGCCATCGACGCGGGCGCGGAATTCGAAGACGCCGCCGCGCGCGCCGACCTGATTTATCTGGCCGGCCCGATCCGCGCCATTCTCGACGCCATCCCGAAACTCGACGGCCGCACGCGCACGGGCGCCCTCGTCACCGACGCCGGCAGCACCAAGCGGCGCATCTGCGATGCGGGACGCAATCTGCGCGGCGCGCTGTTTCTCGGCGGACATCCGATGGCGGGCAAGGAGAAGCGGGGCGTGGAAGAGGCCGACGCGGACCTGTTCCGCGGCCGCCCGTACCTGCTTGCGCCGGCGCGGCGCGAAGACCTGGAAACGCCCGCGGCGCGCACGTTCCTTTCCTGGGTGGAACGGATCGGCGCCGAGCCGCGCGTGGTCACTCCGGAGGAACACGACCGCATCGTCGCGCTCAGCTCCCACCTGCCGCAGATGATCTCCACCGCACTGGCAGCCGCGCTCGGCGAGTGCAGTGAGGCGGAAAGCGTCGCCGGCGCGGCCGGCCCCGGCCTGCTGGACATGACGCGGCTCGCCCTCAGCGGCTGGGACATCTGGCAGGACATTCTCGAAACAAACCGCGACGAAATTGTATCGGCGCTGCGCCGCTTCGGCCTAACGCTCGAGGAGCTGGCCCGGGAAGTCGAGCGTGGCGCCGCCGGGCCGCGCTTCCGGCGCGGCGCCGCCTTCGCCGCCCGTCTGCGCGAACCGGGCCGCTGA
- the trpA gene encoding tryptophan synthase alpha chain yields MEPSERISRRFAEARAAGRPALVVYLTAGDPRPERTPALALAMERGGADILELGVPFSDPIADGPVIQQASERALKAGTTVERVLEIAAEIRRNSEIPIVLFSYINPLLHYGFDRLCRDARQAGVDGVLVTDLSVEEAEEPVEAMRRHGLDRIFLAAPTSTDRRLDLVARYSSGFVYVVSRTGVTGARDTVERSVEELVHRLRARTPLPLAVGFGISRREHVEQVGRYADGAVVGSAVMRVVDESADEELEARLEGLCRELSGRQ; encoded by the coding sequence ATGGAACCGAGTGAACGGATTTCCCGCCGGTTCGCCGAGGCCCGCGCCGCCGGCCGGCCCGCGCTCGTCGTCTACCTCACCGCCGGCGACCCGCGCCCGGAGCGCACTCCAGCGCTCGCCCTGGCGATGGAAAGAGGCGGCGCCGACATCCTCGAACTGGGCGTGCCCTTTTCCGACCCCATCGCCGACGGGCCGGTCATCCAGCAGGCGTCGGAGCGGGCGCTGAAGGCGGGAACCACGGTAGAGCGCGTTCTGGAAATCGCCGCCGAAATCCGCCGTAACAGCGAAATTCCCATCGTTCTTTTCAGCTATATCAATCCTCTTTTACACTACGGTTTCGACAGGCTCTGCCGCGACGCCCGCCAGGCCGGCGTCGATGGCGTGCTCGTCACCGACCTGAGCGTCGAAGAAGCCGAAGAACCGGTGGAGGCGATGCGCCGCCACGGGCTGGACCGCATTTTCCTCGCCGCGCCCACCAGCACGGACCGACGCCTGGACCTGGTGGCGCGCTACTCGAGCGGTTTCGTTTACGTGGTCTCGCGCACCGGCGTCACCGGCGCGCGGGACACGGTGGAGAGATCGGTGGAGGAGCTGGTGCACCGGCTGAGGGCACGCACGCCGCTGCCGCTCGCCGTCGGCTTCGGCATCTCGCGGCGGGAGCACGTCGAGCAGGTGGGACGGTACGCCGATGGCGCCGTGGTCGGCAGCGCCGTGATGCGCGTGGTGGACGAAAGCGCGGATGAGGAACTGGAAGCGAGGCTCGAGGGGCTGTGCAGGGAGCTGAGCGGAAGACAATGA